A genomic region of Aspergillus oryzae RIB40 DNA, chromosome 1 contains the following coding sequences:
- a CDS encoding uncharacterized protein (predicted protein), whose amino-acid sequence MESLDQAVSEGDLILLYVLGQRAFMFLVESCPDSQISNPKISSITVREVKVGYLDEPGRCVVSGPDVYYNEEEDDDTSEDDDSSSEVSYGLTWGRLSMYVARFPADSKIEYRVNPHGRDVLKDYWRGKCPFCQTLGWYCPGCSWDFPDLRGGCSVDQSCPVCLGYDFAMDDKIRSREVGEYETRLSRGECSFGCYGEPEELKQEILKMVRERYEFIDARRQEMGLSGYDVDDIVESWFADGDDE is encoded by the exons ATGGAATCCTTGGACCAGGCGGTGTCCGAGGGAGATCTTATCCTTCTTTACGTCCTGGGGCAGAGGGCCTTCATGTTCCTTGTTGAATCATGCCCTGACAGTCAAATCTCGAATCCCAAAATATCGTCTATCACAGTCAGGGAAGTGAAGGTGGGCTATTTAGACGAACCCGGTCGCTGTGTAGTATCCGGTCCAGACGTCTATTAtaacgaggaggaagacgatgatacATCAGAGGACGATGACAGTTCTAGTGAAGTAAGCTATGGCCTTACATGGGGTCGACTGAGTATGTATGTGGCTCGCTTCCCTGCGGATTCTAAAATTGAATACCGCGTCAACCCCCATGGACG CGATGTCCTGAAGGACTACTGGCGTGGCAAATGCCCGTTTTGTCAAACGCTTGGTTGGTACTGTCCCGGCTGTTCTTGGGACTTTCCAGACCTTCGCGGTGGGTGCTCTGTAGATCAGTCGTGTCCCGTGTGCCTAGGCTACGATTTCGCTATGGACGATAAAATCAGGTCGAGAGAGGTGGGAGAGTACGAGACTAGGCTCTCCAGAGGCGAGTGTTCATTTGGATGTTATGGGGAACCTGAAGAACTGAAACAGGAGATCCTCAAGATGGTACGGGAACGATATGAGTTCATCGATGCTCGGAGGCAGGAGATGGGTCTCAGTGGCTATGATGTAGATGACATAGTGGAGAGTTGGTTTGCTGATGGCGACGACGAATGA